In Gammaproteobacteria bacterium, one DNA window encodes the following:
- a CDS encoding class I SAM-dependent DNA methyltransferase, whose protein sequence is MALAWNEIKDRALAFSRDWAKAESEDADAKPFWIDFFNVFGINQRRIGSFEQKVKKLGDRDGYIDWLWKGNLLIEHKSRGKDLDRAYQQAIDYFPGLKEHELPRFVLVSDFACFRLYDMIEGTQTEFLLKELYKNVKLFWFIAGYQPQKISPQSPVNAKAVQRMARLHDRLKQIGYTGHALEVYLVRLLFCLFAEDTGIFERTQFTEFIEQQTREDGSDLAPQLAQLFDVLNTPETARLKNLDDTLSRFPYINGKLFEERLPFASFDRDMRAALLYCCAIDWSGISPAIFGSLFQNIMDETPNARRNLGAHYTTEENILKLIGPLFLDELRAGFDKIRHTVKSRTQNLQAFHAKLAGLKFLDPACGCGNFLVIAYRELRKLELEVLRALHHSGQQALDIATIIQVDVDQFHGIEIEEFPVQIAQVALWLTDHQMNALVSEEFGQYFIRLPLKKSAHIVHGNALRLDWNSVIAAGKCDVVMGNPPFIGKTYLNDAQRADVATIFHDTKNAGLLDYVACWYRKATDFIAAHPAIRVAFVSTNSITQGEQVGVLWPDLLRRGVHLHFAHRTFQWTSEATGRAAVHCVIIGFGLQESAQKTIFEYADIQGEPHAVAAKNINPYLVDAADAVLENRTNPICDAPKMINGSKPADGGNLLLSDEEKHKLLEIEPQAEKFIRPFLGADEFINNVRRWCLWLVSVSPSELRTMPAVMQRVEAVRSMRSASKDAQTQKDAATPTLFQKIRQPVEPYLLVPSVSSENRLYVPIGYLQPEIIVSNLVYSIPNATLYHFGILTSTMHNAWMRTVCGRLKSDYRYSVGIVYNNFPWPEPTDTQRQAIETAAQAVLDARAQFPTSTLADLYDPLTMPPELVRAHQTLDRAVDAAYGKKSFASEAERVAFLFERYQAITSLLPAATTRKPGKKAAKQSDRDPHP, encoded by the coding sequence ATGGCGCTAGCCTGGAACGAAATCAAAGACCGCGCGCTGGCGTTTTCCCGCGACTGGGCCAAAGCGGAATCGGAAGACGCCGACGCCAAGCCGTTCTGGATCGACTTCTTCAACGTGTTTGGCATCAACCAGCGGCGCATCGGCAGTTTCGAGCAAAAGGTCAAAAAACTCGGCGACCGCGACGGTTACATCGATTGGCTGTGGAAAGGCAACCTGCTGATCGAGCACAAATCGCGCGGTAAAGATCTGGATCGCGCCTACCAGCAAGCCATCGATTATTTCCCCGGACTGAAGGAACACGAACTGCCGCGTTTCGTGCTGGTCAGCGACTTTGCGTGCTTCCGCCTGTACGACATGATCGAAGGCACGCAGACCGAATTCCTGCTGAAAGAGCTGTACAAAAACGTCAAGCTGTTCTGGTTCATCGCCGGTTACCAGCCGCAGAAAATCTCGCCGCAAAGCCCGGTCAACGCCAAGGCGGTGCAGCGCATGGCGCGCCTGCACGACCGCCTGAAACAAATCGGCTACACCGGCCACGCACTCGAAGTCTATCTGGTGCGCCTGCTGTTCTGCCTGTTCGCCGAGGACACCGGTATTTTCGAGCGCACCCAGTTCACCGAATTCATCGAGCAGCAAACGCGCGAGGACGGCAGCGATCTCGCGCCGCAACTGGCGCAACTGTTCGACGTGCTCAACACGCCGGAAACCGCACGGCTAAAAAACCTCGACGACACGCTGAGCCGGTTTCCGTACATCAATGGCAAGCTGTTCGAGGAACGCTTGCCGTTCGCCAGCTTCGACCGCGACATGCGCGCCGCGCTGCTGTATTGCTGCGCGATCGACTGGAGCGGCATTTCCCCGGCGATTTTCGGCTCGCTGTTCCAGAACATCATGGATGAAACACCGAACGCGCGGCGCAACCTCGGCGCGCACTACACCACCGAGGAAAACATCCTGAAACTGATCGGCCCGCTGTTCCTCGACGAACTGCGCGCCGGATTCGATAAAATCCGCCACACCGTCAAAAGCCGCACGCAAAACCTGCAAGCCTTCCACGCCAAGCTCGCCGGTCTGAAATTTCTCGACCCGGCATGCGGCTGCGGCAATTTCCTGGTGATCGCGTACCGCGAACTGCGCAAGCTGGAACTGGAAGTGCTGCGCGCACTGCACCACAGCGGCCAGCAAGCGCTCGACATCGCCACCATCATTCAGGTCGACGTCGACCAGTTCCACGGCATCGAAATCGAGGAATTTCCGGTGCAAATCGCACAAGTCGCACTATGGCTGACCGACCACCAGATGAACGCGCTGGTGTCGGAAGAATTTGGTCAGTATTTCATTCGCCTGCCGCTGAAAAAATCCGCGCATATCGTGCACGGCAACGCGCTGCGGCTCGATTGGAACAGCGTCATCGCGGCGGGCAAATGCGATGTTGTGATGGGCAATCCGCCGTTCATTGGAAAAACTTACTTGAACGACGCACAACGCGCCGATGTCGCCACGATTTTCCATGACACCAAGAATGCCGGATTGCTTGATTACGTCGCCTGCTGGTACCGCAAAGCCACTGATTTTATCGCCGCCCATCCGGCGATCCGGGTGGCGTTCGTGTCGACCAACTCGATCACGCAAGGCGAACAGGTCGGCGTATTGTGGCCAGATTTATTGCGGCGCGGCGTGCATTTGCATTTCGCGCACCGCACATTCCAATGGACAAGCGAAGCCACAGGCAGAGCGGCGGTGCATTGCGTCATCATCGGTTTCGGTTTGCAAGAATCCGCGCAGAAAACTATTTTTGAGTATGCCGACATTCAGGGGGAACCGCATGCCGTAGCTGCCAAAAACATCAATCCCTATTTGGTCGACGCCGCCGATGCAGTGCTGGAAAACCGTACCAATCCAATTTGTGATGCGCCAAAAATGATTAATGGCAGCAAACCTGCCGATGGCGGCAATTTGCTATTAAGCGATGAAGAAAAGCACAAGCTTTTAGAGATTGAACCTCAAGCCGAGAAATTCATTCGCCCGTTTCTTGGAGCCGATGAATTTATCAACAATGTTCGACGCTGGTGCTTATGGTTAGTTAGCGTATCACCCAGTGAACTGCGCACCATGCCAGCCGTGATGCAACGTGTCGAAGCCGTTAGGTCTATGCGTTCCGCCAGCAAAGATGCTCAAACCCAAAAAGATGCCGCAACCCCCACGTTATTTCAGAAAATCCGCCAACCTGTAGAACCTTATCTTCTCGTTCCGAGTGTTTCTTCCGAAAACAGGCTTTATGTTCCGATTGGCTATTTGCAACCTGAAATCATCGTCAGTAATCTCGTTTATTCGATTCCCAACGCCACCCTCTACCACTTCGGCATCCTCACTTCCACGATGCACAACGCCTGGATGCGCACGGTTTGTGGGCGCTTGAAAAGCGATTACCGTTATTCCGTCGGCATCGTCTACAACAACTTCCCGTGGCCGGAACCCACCGATACCCAGCGCCAAGCCATCGAAACCGCCGCGCAAGCGGTGCTGGATGCCCGCGCGCAATTTCCAACTTCCACGCTAGCTGACTTGTACGACCCGCTGACGATGCCGCCGGAACTGGTGCGCGCGCACCAGACACTCGACCGCGCTGTCGACGCCGCCTACGGCAAAAAATCATTCGCTTCCGAAGCCGAGCGCGTGGCGTTTCTATTCGAGCGCTACCAAGCAATCACCAGCCTGCTGCCCGCCGCCACAACCCGGAAACCCGGCAAAAAAGCAGCAAAGCAATCCGATCGTGACCCGCATCCTTGA
- a CDS encoding 2-hydroxyacid dehydrogenase, whose protein sequence is MRAIFLDFGSVTRGDMNCATLERAIAPWQFYHDSSEAEVAERIRDAEVIVSNKVYISRDAIATAQSLKLICIAATGYNNVDLAAAAEYGVPVCNVRGYATPSVVEHVFMLMLNLARHFSDYQALVKRGGWQQSQFFCPLDFPVIELSGKTLGIIGHGELGHAVAQVARVFGMQVLIAEHKDKPPRAGRTAFDDVLRQADFVTLHCPLSPDTQHLFSRREFGLMKPTAYLINTARGGLVNEADLLQSLSSGQIAGAAIDVIQGEPPGPDNRILRELPPNLIVTPHIAWASRESRQRLLDQLAGNISNFFQHQSFNQITDALNLTHN, encoded by the coding sequence ATGCGCGCTATTTTTCTGGATTTCGGTTCCGTCACCCGTGGCGATATGAATTGCGCCACGCTGGAGCGGGCGATTGCGCCGTGGCAGTTTTATCACGATTCTTCCGAGGCGGAAGTGGCGGAACGCATCCGCGACGCTGAGGTGATCGTCAGCAACAAGGTTTATATCAGCCGTGACGCCATTGCCACGGCGCAATCGCTCAAGCTGATTTGCATCGCTGCGACCGGGTACAACAACGTCGACCTGGCGGCGGCTGCCGAATATGGCGTGCCGGTGTGCAACGTGCGCGGCTACGCCACGCCGTCGGTGGTGGAGCATGTGTTCATGCTGATGCTGAATCTGGCGCGGCATTTTTCTGATTATCAGGCGCTGGTCAAGCGCGGCGGCTGGCAGCAAAGCCAATTTTTCTGCCCGCTTGATTTTCCGGTCATCGAATTGTCCGGTAAAACGCTCGGCATCATCGGTCACGGCGAACTTGGGCACGCGGTGGCGCAGGTCGCGCGGGTATTCGGCATGCAGGTGCTGATCGCGGAGCACAAAGACAAGCCGCCGCGCGCTGGTAGAACCGCGTTTGACGACGTGTTGCGGCAGGCGGATTTCGTCACGCTGCATTGTCCGTTGTCACCAGACACGCAGCATCTGTTCAGCCGCCGTGAATTCGGGTTGATGAAACCAACAGCGTATCTGATCAATACCGCGCGCGGCGGGCTGGTGAACGAAGCCGATTTGTTGCAGAGTTTATCCAGCGGACAGATCGCCGGTGCGGCTATCGACGTGATCCAGGGCGAGCCGCCCGGGCCGGATAACCGGATTCTGCGCGAATTGCCGCCGAACCTCATCGTTACGCCGCACATCGCTTGGGCCAGCCGCGAATCGCGGCAGCGGTTGCTGGACCAACTGGCGGGAAATATCAGTAATTTTTTTCAGCACCAATCATTTAACCAGATCACCGATGCGCTGAATCTTACCCATAATTAG